Proteins co-encoded in one Acidovorax sp. 69 genomic window:
- a CDS encoding fasciclin domain-containing protein, whose translation MNTVFNRRTVLMAAALGASTTLLQACGGSDDEPQRNIVELAQNTPELSILVEAVVAAGLAPTLSTGTLTVFAPTNAAFAALLAELGVTKEALLANKPLLTAVLTYHVLGSKVMRADVPLGKAITPVSGGFFKIESNNGLKITDGRNRVSTITSTDIQASNGVVHLVDRVLLPADKDIVATASALPDFSILVEAVVAAGLVSTLQGTGPFTVFAPTNAAFVALLAELGVSKADLLANTALLTKVLTYHVVPARVLKAEVPLNTAIATVQGQTFTINASLVITDQNMRTSNIVAADVFTSNGVIHVVDKVILPK comes from the coding sequence ATGAACACCGTATTCAATCGCCGCACCGTCCTGATGGCAGCCGCCCTGGGCGCCAGCACCACGCTGCTGCAAGCCTGCGGGGGGAGCGATGACGAGCCCCAGCGCAACATCGTCGAGCTGGCGCAGAACACCCCCGAGCTGAGCATCCTGGTCGAAGCCGTGGTCGCTGCCGGTCTGGCCCCGACGCTGAGCACGGGCACACTCACTGTGTTCGCCCCCACCAACGCAGCGTTTGCAGCGCTGCTGGCCGAGCTGGGCGTGACCAAGGAGGCGCTGCTGGCAAACAAGCCGTTGCTGACCGCCGTGCTGACTTACCATGTGCTCGGAAGCAAGGTGATGCGGGCCGACGTGCCGCTGGGCAAGGCGATCACCCCGGTGTCGGGCGGCTTCTTCAAGATCGAATCGAACAACGGCCTCAAGATCACCGACGGCCGCAACCGCGTGAGCACCATCACCAGCACGGACATCCAGGCCAGCAACGGCGTGGTGCACCTGGTAGACCGCGTGTTGCTGCCCGCCGACAAGGACATTGTCGCCACCGCCTCGGCACTGCCCGACTTCAGCATCCTGGTCGAAGCCGTGGTGGCTGCGGGCCTGGTGAGCACGCTGCAGGGCACGGGCCCGTTCACGGTGTTTGCCCCCACCAACGCTGCTTTTGTTGCTTTGCTGGCTGAGCTGGGCGTGAGCAAGGCAGACCTGCTGGCCAACACGGCTCTGCTCACCAAGGTGCTGACGTACCACGTGGTTCCCGCGCGTGTGCTGAAAGCGGAAGTGCCCCTGAACACTGCCATCGCCACCGTGCAGGGTCAGACCTTCACCATCAACGCCAGCCTGGTGATCACCGACCAGAACATGCGAACCAGCAATATCGTGGCGGCCGACGTGTTCACCAGCAATGGTGTGATTCACGTCGTGGACAAGGTGATCCTGCCCAAGTGA
- a CDS encoding universal stress protein codes for MNILLAVDGSAYTKKMLAYLATHEELLGGTHTYTVLTVQAPLPARARAALGKEVVDNYHAEEAEKILAPVCKFLGRHGVDAKRTVKVGTVGETIAKVADTGKFDLLVMGSHGHGAIATLVMGSVTTQVLAHSKVPLLIVR; via the coding sequence ATGAACATCCTGCTTGCTGTCGACGGCAGCGCTTACACCAAAAAAATGCTGGCCTACCTGGCCACCCATGAAGAACTGCTGGGTGGCACCCACACCTACACCGTGCTCACCGTACAGGCCCCGCTGCCCGCCCGCGCACGTGCCGCCTTGGGCAAGGAAGTCGTGGACAACTACCATGCCGAAGAAGCCGAGAAAATTCTCGCGCCCGTGTGCAAATTTCTGGGCCGCCATGGCGTGGATGCCAAGCGCACCGTCAAGGTGGGCACAGTGGGTGAAACCATTGCCAAGGTAGCCGATACCGGCAAGTTCGACCTGCTGGTCATGGGTTCACACGGCCACGGCGCTATCGCCACGCTGGTGATGGGCTCCGTCACCACCCAGGTACTGGCCCACAGCAAGGTGCCTTTGCTGATCGTGCGCTGA
- a CDS encoding TetR/AcrR family transcriptional regulator, whose amino-acid sequence MRAMQTQPPKVSFKEQMHQAREEAILQSACRLLGEKAFDAMTMDDVANAVGIAKASLYKHFCSKEELCSAAMVQILGRVQAYLAGLPAETPPLDKLRALVRWSLERLLTNEMPLLPSRNSTLRAVLMANKDYLNGLVVVSDQIGGWITEAQSQGVINPTLPPMVVLYTLYARACDPVVSFLKEGGQYSDAEIVDLVVRTCFDGLAAR is encoded by the coding sequence ATGAGAGCCATGCAAACGCAGCCACCCAAAGTCTCGTTCAAGGAGCAGATGCACCAGGCACGCGAGGAGGCCATCCTCCAGTCTGCCTGTCGTCTGCTGGGCGAAAAGGCGTTTGACGCCATGACCATGGACGATGTCGCCAATGCCGTGGGCATTGCAAAGGCCAGTCTGTACAAGCACTTTTGCAGCAAGGAAGAGCTGTGCAGTGCCGCCATGGTGCAAATTCTGGGCCGTGTGCAAGCCTACCTGGCAGGCCTGCCTGCTGAAACGCCCCCGCTGGACAAGCTTCGCGCGCTGGTGCGCTGGTCTCTGGAGCGTTTGCTGACCAATGAGATGCCCTTGCTGCCCAGCCGCAACTCCACGCTGCGCGCAGTGCTCATGGCGAACAAGGACTACCTCAACGGCCTGGTGGTGGTGAGCGACCAGATTGGTGGGTGGATCACCGAGGCGCAGTCGCAGGGCGTGATCAATCCCACTTTGCCACCCATGGTGGTGCTCTACACCCTGTACGCCCGGGCGTGCGATCCGGTGGTGAGTTTTCTCAAGGAAGGTGGCCAGTACTCAGACGCAGAGATCGTCGACTTGGTGGTGCGTACCTGCTTTGATGGACTGGCCGCGCGCTAA
- a CDS encoding fasciclin domain-containing protein, which produces MKKTLIALALTAGATFSAMAQDIVDTAVKAGNFKTLVAAVQAAGLVDTLKGPGPFTVFAPTDEAFAKIPKATLDGLLADKAALTKVLTYHVVPGKVMAKDVKAGKVKTVQGQELTVGTSMGVMVDQSKVIATDVAASNGVIHAIDTVLMPK; this is translated from the coding sequence ATGAAGAAGACCCTGATTGCGCTCGCCCTGACCGCTGGCGCTACCTTCAGCGCCATGGCGCAAGACATCGTTGACACCGCCGTGAAGGCGGGCAACTTCAAGACCCTGGTGGCCGCCGTCCAGGCCGCCGGTCTGGTGGACACCCTCAAGGGCCCCGGCCCTTTCACGGTGTTTGCGCCCACCGACGAAGCCTTTGCCAAGATCCCCAAAGCCACCCTGGACGGCCTGCTGGCCGACAAGGCCGCACTGACCAAGGTGCTGACGTACCACGTGGTGCCTGGCAAGGTCATGGCCAAGGACGTGAAGGCTGGCAAGGTCAAGACCGTGCAGGGCCAGGAACTCACCGTGGGCACCAGCATGGGCGTGATGGTGGACCAGTCCAAGGTCATCGCGACCGACGTGGCCGCGAGCAACGGCGTGATCCATGCGATCGACACGGTGCTGATGCCCAAGTAA